From a region of the Qipengyuania spongiae genome:
- a CDS encoding alpha/beta fold hydrolase: MPEMRHIDAGEVTLRCAIEGAEPGTAPLAILVHGFPESWYSWRHQLGPIAEAGFTACAIDVRGYGGSDKPDAIEDYAMERIVTDLVGLKMALCPDQAAVLIGHDWGAPIVWNSALTHPEHFRAVAGMSVPFAGVPKRPFTDVFREHFTSQGKFFYQEYFQEPGIAEAEAEANPREFVQRMMYSISGDVPPGNYFDKPYGATFLEGLPDPQPVDWLSDADLDYYENEFRASGFRGPLNRYRNHERDYEWLRQFDGRRIEQPSLFIGGTRDPATFLFGAVSDPVAMMRMFAPEVEGHIIEGAGHWIQQERPNEINTLLLDWLGRL; this comes from the coding sequence ATGCCGGAAATGCGCCATATCGATGCCGGAGAAGTGACCCTGCGTTGCGCGATCGAGGGGGCCGAGCCCGGCACCGCTCCGCTCGCCATTCTGGTTCATGGCTTTCCCGAGAGCTGGTATAGCTGGCGCCATCAGCTGGGCCCGATCGCGGAAGCCGGCTTTACCGCCTGCGCGATCGACGTGCGCGGATATGGCGGATCGGACAAGCCGGACGCGATCGAGGATTATGCGATGGAGCGCATCGTCACCGATCTCGTCGGACTCAAGATGGCGCTCTGCCCAGATCAGGCCGCCGTGCTGATCGGGCACGATTGGGGTGCGCCGATCGTGTGGAACAGCGCGCTCACCCATCCCGAACACTTCCGTGCAGTGGCCGGCATGTCCGTACCCTTCGCCGGTGTGCCCAAGCGTCCGTTCACCGACGTGTTCCGCGAACATTTCACCAGCCAGGGAAAGTTCTTCTACCAGGAATATTTCCAGGAGCCGGGCATCGCCGAGGCGGAAGCGGAAGCGAACCCGCGCGAGTTCGTCCAGCGGATGATGTATTCGATCAGCGGTGATGTTCCGCCGGGCAATTATTTCGACAAGCCCTATGGCGCGACCTTCCTGGAAGGGTTGCCCGATCCGCAGCCGGTCGACTGGCTCTCGGACGCCGACCTTGATTACTACGAGAATGAGTTTCGCGCCTCGGGCTTCCGCGGTCCGCTGAACCGATATCGCAATCACGAGCGCGATTACGAATGGCTGCGCCAGTTCGACGGTCGCAGGATCGAACAGCCGAGTCTTTTCATCGGCGGAACGCGCGATCCGGCGACTTTCCTGTTCGGGGCCGTCAGCGACCCGGTGGCAATGATGCGGATGTTCGCGCCCGAAGTGGAGGGTCATATCATCGAAGGCGCCGGGCACTGGATCCAGCAGGAACGGCCGAATGAAATCAACACGCTGCTCCTCGACTGGCTTGGCCGGCTCTAA
- a CDS encoding heme o synthase, translating into MDTISQPLRMPADWRDFYALTKPRVMSLVIFTGLCGLLAAPGSIHPILGFTAILCIALGAGGAAALNQWWEADIDAGMKRTSARPLPAGRLERTDARDFGIAISAASVGVMGLAVGWLAAAILAVSILYYAVVYTIWLKPRTPQNIVIGGGAGAFPPMIGWIAVTGDITLMPVLLFAIIFMWTPPHFWALALFVQSDYAKVGIPMMPVVKGERSTRRQILVYAILLVPIAVAPWLIGGTGIVYGVAALALSLAFLALSVPVAFRQSVEGDTMRPEKRLFGFSILYLFALFGVLVADRMLAQYGVIG; encoded by the coding sequence ATGGACACGATTTCCCAACCCTTGCGCATGCCCGCTGACTGGCGCGACTTCTACGCGCTGACAAAGCCGCGCGTGATGAGCCTGGTGATCTTCACCGGCCTGTGCGGATTGCTCGCCGCGCCGGGGAGCATCCACCCGATTCTGGGCTTCACCGCCATCCTGTGTATCGCGCTGGGCGCGGGCGGGGCGGCGGCGCTCAACCAGTGGTGGGAAGCCGATATCGACGCCGGGATGAAGCGCACCTCCGCTCGGCCTTTGCCAGCGGGACGGCTGGAGCGAACGGATGCGCGCGATTTCGGCATCGCGATCTCCGCGGCGTCCGTCGGGGTGATGGGTCTGGCGGTGGGCTGGTTGGCGGCAGCGATCCTGGCCGTGTCGATCCTCTACTACGCCGTCGTCTACACCATCTGGCTCAAGCCGCGCACGCCGCAGAATATCGTGATCGGGGGCGGCGCGGGCGCGTTTCCGCCCATGATCGGATGGATCGCGGTGACGGGCGACATCACGCTGATGCCAGTCCTGCTGTTCGCGATCATCTTCATGTGGACGCCCCCGCATTTCTGGGCGCTCGCGCTGTTCGTGCAGAGCGATTATGCCAAGGTCGGCATCCCGATGATGCCTGTGGTTAAGGGCGAACGTTCGACGCGGCGTCAGATCCTCGTCTATGCCATCCTCCTCGTTCCCATCGCCGTCGCGCCCTGGCTGATCGGTGGAACCGGAATAGTCTACGGTGTTGCAGCGCTTGCCCTGTCGCTTGCCTTCCTTGCGCTTTCGGTTCCGGTCGCCTTCCGGCAGAGCGTCGAGGGCGACACGATGCGTCCGGAAAAACGTTTGTTCGGCTTCAGCATCCTCTACCTCTTCGCGCTGTTCGGCGTGCTGGTAGCCGACAGAATGCTTGCTCAGTACGGAGTTATCGGATGA
- a CDS encoding cytochrome c oxidase assembly protein, translated as MTAATLDHRKNRTAIFALLGALAMLGLGYAAVPLYNLFCSVTGFGGTTQRASESDAELAARFARSSSTPDISIRFDASTAVGMPWTFRPEASKDTIQIGQRDMAFYYARNNSDRPVTGTATFNVEPEQAGRYFNKIQCFCFTEQTLQPGQEMRMPVLFYVDPAALDDPNMKGVEQITLSYTFHEAIKAPEEEAS; from the coding sequence ATGACCGCCGCCACGCTCGACCACCGCAAGAACCGCACGGCCATCTTCGCTCTGCTGGGCGCGCTGGCAATGCTCGGCCTCGGCTATGCGGCAGTCCCGCTCTACAATCTGTTCTGCAGCGTGACCGGTTTCGGCGGGACCACCCAGCGGGCCAGCGAAAGCGATGCGGAACTCGCGGCACGGTTCGCGCGCAGTTCGAGCACGCCCGACATCTCGATCCGGTTCGATGCAAGCACCGCGGTGGGCATGCCGTGGACCTTCCGTCCCGAAGCTTCGAAGGACACGATCCAGATCGGCCAGCGGGACATGGCGTTCTACTACGCCCGCAACAACAGCGACCGGCCAGTGACGGGCACCGCCACCTTCAATGTCGAGCCCGAGCAGGCGGGCCGGTATTTCAACAAGATCCAGTGTTTCTGTTTCACCGAACAGACCCTTCAGCCGGGCCAGGAAATGCGGATGCCGGTGCTGTTCTACGTCGATCCGGCGGCGCTTGACGATCCCAACATGAAGGGCGTCGAACAGATCACGCTCAGCTACACTTTCCACGAGGCGATCAAGGCGCCGGAGGAAGAGGCGTCCTAA
- a CDS encoding cytochrome c oxidase subunit 3 — protein MAGQVNHEYHILEPDIWPLFGAFAGLVFTSGMVLYMHEMPNGYLVLGLGVAALIATFFAWFSNIVKEAQRGDHTPVVQLHMRYGMILFIASEVMFFVGWFWSWFDFSLFPSELSEVVQGEFPPAAIEEVLNPFKLPLLNTLILLCSGTTVTWAHHSLIHGDRDGLKKGLWATVILGAIFTCIQAYEYSAAPFAFGGNTYSSAFYMATGFHGFHVLVGTIFLIVCLRRAYLGHFTPRQHFGFEAAAWYWHFVDVVWLFLFIVVYVWGGWGHEFH, from the coding sequence ATGGCCGGCCAGGTAAATCACGAATATCACATTCTCGAACCCGACATCTGGCCGCTGTTCGGCGCCTTTGCGGGATTGGTCTTCACCAGCGGCATGGTGCTCTACATGCACGAAATGCCGAACGGTTATCTCGTGCTGGGCTTGGGCGTCGCAGCGCTGATCGCGACCTTCTTCGCCTGGTTCTCCAATATCGTGAAGGAAGCCCAGCGCGGCGATCACACGCCTGTGGTGCAGCTTCACATGCGATACGGGATGATCCTGTTCATCGCGTCGGAAGTGATGTTCTTCGTGGGCTGGTTCTGGAGCTGGTTCGACTTCTCCCTGTTCCCCAGTGAACTGTCCGAGGTCGTGCAGGGCGAATTTCCGCCGGCTGCGATCGAGGAAGTGCTCAACCCCTTCAAGCTGCCGCTGCTCAACACGCTGATCCTGCTGTGCTCGGGCACCACGGTGACCTGGGCGCACCATTCGCTGATCCACGGCGATCGCGACGGGCTGAAGAAGGGCCTGTGGGCGACTGTCATCCTCGGCGCGATCTTCACCTGCATTCAGGCCTATGAATATTCGGCCGCGCCGTTCGCTTTCGGCGGCAACACCTATTCTAGCGCCTTCTACATGGCGACCGGCTTCCACGGCTTCCACGTTCTGGTAGGCACGATCTTCCTGATCGTCTGTCTGCGTCGCGCCTATCTCGGCCACTTCACGCCGCGCCAGCATTTCGGCTTCGAAGCGGCGGCGTGGTACTGGCATTTCGTCGACGTGGTGTGGTTGTTCCTCTTCATCGTCGTTTATGTCTGGGGCGGATGGGGTCACGAATTCCACTGA
- a CDS encoding DUF983 domain-containing protein produces the protein MTKSGLPGSEGRPSLAEAALFGCCPRCRERTLFVGVVAVPDRCRSCGLDFTAAQAGGRLPLLLTVIVAVLLIVLALWLDEAVRPPLYIHALVWLPLTIVGVLSAIRFSRALSLMHAVRKAKPEDRA, from the coding sequence ATGACGAAGTCCGGTTTACCGGGTTCTGAGGGGCGGCCTTCCCTTGCGGAGGCCGCCCTTTTCGGTTGCTGCCCGCGTTGCCGAGAGCGCACGCTGTTCGTCGGCGTGGTCGCGGTGCCGGATCGCTGTCGGAGTTGCGGGCTCGATTTCACGGCGGCGCAGGCGGGCGGGCGATTGCCGCTGCTGCTGACCGTCATCGTCGCGGTGCTTCTCATCGTGCTGGCGCTGTGGCTCGACGAGGCCGTGCGCCCGCCGCTTTACATTCATGCGCTCGTGTGGCTGCCACTTACCATCGTGGGAGTGCTTTCTGCCATTCGCTTCTCGCGCGCTTTGTCGCTGATGCACGCGGTCCGCAAGGCAAAGCCGGAGGATCGGGCATGA
- a CDS encoding SURF1 family protein, translating to MRRIPIVATIIVLAAAATMVALGFWQLQRSAEKATLIARAERALQSPAEIAYPEQELGLETALYRRTRIECTRVVETRSGAGTSTRGQKGWAHGALCALEDGRTVPVDLGFSREPQFARWSGGEVVGTIAPGGRVVAANPPAGLSQLARPDPRDLPNNHLAYAGQWFFFALTALGIYALVLRKRWRDAGGR from the coding sequence ATGAGGCGAATACCGATCGTCGCGACCATCATCGTCCTGGCTGCGGCCGCGACCATGGTCGCGCTGGGATTCTGGCAGCTCCAGCGCTCGGCCGAAAAAGCGACTCTCATCGCGCGCGCCGAACGAGCGCTCCAGTCGCCGGCCGAGATTGCCTATCCCGAGCAAGAACTCGGGCTGGAAACCGCCCTCTATCGCCGCACCCGGATCGAATGCACCCGTGTCGTCGAAACCCGTTCCGGTGCGGGCACGAGCACGCGCGGGCAGAAGGGCTGGGCGCATGGCGCGCTCTGCGCTCTGGAGGACGGGCGGACGGTCCCGGTCGATCTCGGCTTCTCGCGCGAGCCGCAATTCGCCCGATGGTCGGGGGGCGAGGTGGTCGGCACCATCGCTCCCGGCGGCCGGGTGGTGGCGGCCAATCCGCCGGCGGGGCTGAGTCAGCTCGCCCGGCCCGATCCGCGCGATTTACCGAACAACCATCTCGCCTATGCTGGGCAGTGGTTCTTCTTCGCGCTCACCGCGCTCGGCATCTATGCGCTGGTCCTGCGGAAGCGCTGGCGGGACGCGGGCGGACGCTGA
- the thrC gene encoding threonine synthase, with amino-acid sequence MEYVSTRGAAPVLDFEGVTLAGLAQDGGLYVPREWPRFSHTEITAMRGLPYARLAARVMQPFVGGCLGAERLGELCEQAYGRFAHRAVTPLVQLDERNWVLELFHGPTLAFKDVALQLLGLLFEEFLAREKSQLTIVGATSGDTGSAAIDAVANRDNVEIFMLHPAGRVSDVQRRQMTTVRAANVHNIAIEGSFDDAQAMVKRIFADETVTSRLRIGAVNSINWARLMAQVVYYFAAALQLGGPERKVAFSVPTGNFGDVFAGHVAARMGLPIEKLVVATNVNDILHRALSDGDYSAGEVTSTASPSMDIQVSSNFERLLFDVGGRDGVALAEQMRGFDLTRAMRLTEAQSQGALDLFTSVRADASDMASAMDWASRHCGQILDPHTAIGLHGAQQVDLPADVPKVTLATAHPAKFRDAVERATGFRPALPARMGHLFEREEAFETLPGTYEAVRAYILEHAA; translated from the coding sequence ATGGAATATGTCTCCACCCGCGGCGCTGCACCGGTCCTCGATTTCGAGGGTGTCACGCTTGCGGGGCTGGCGCAGGATGGCGGGCTCTACGTGCCGCGCGAGTGGCCACGCTTCTCGCATACCGAGATCACGGCGATGCGCGGGCTGCCCTATGCCCGGCTCGCGGCCAGGGTCATGCAGCCGTTCGTCGGCGGTTGCCTGGGCGCGGAGCGGCTCGGCGAACTGTGCGAGCAGGCTTACGGTCGCTTCGCCCATCGCGCTGTCACGCCGCTGGTCCAGCTCGACGAGCGCAACTGGGTGCTCGAGCTCTTTCACGGGCCGACGCTGGCCTTCAAGGACGTCGCGCTCCAGCTTCTCGGCCTGTTGTTCGAGGAATTCCTGGCCCGCGAGAAGTCGCAGCTTACCATCGTCGGCGCGACCAGCGGCGATACCGGCAGCGCCGCGATCGATGCGGTGGCGAATCGCGACAATGTCGAAATCTTCATGCTCCATCCGGCCGGCCGGGTGAGCGACGTGCAACGCCGCCAGATGACCACGGTTCGCGCGGCCAATGTCCACAACATCGCCATCGAAGGATCGTTCGACGACGCGCAGGCGATGGTGAAGCGCATCTTCGCCGACGAGACGGTGACCAGCCGGCTCCGCATCGGTGCGGTCAACTCGATCAACTGGGCGCGATTGATGGCGCAGGTCGTCTATTATTTCGCCGCCGCGCTCCAGCTCGGCGGGCCGGAGCGCAAGGTTGCCTTCAGCGTGCCGACCGGCAATTTCGGCGATGTTTTCGCCGGTCACGTCGCAGCCCGGATGGGCCTGCCGATCGAGAAGCTGGTCGTCGCCACCAATGTGAACGACATCCTCCACCGCGCGCTGTCGGACGGCGACTATTCGGCAGGCGAGGTGACGTCCACCGCCAGCCCGAGCATGGACATTCAGGTCAGTTCCAATTTCGAGCGTTTGCTGTTCGATGTCGGCGGGCGCGACGGAGTTGCGCTCGCCGAGCAGATGCGCGGCTTCGATCTCACGCGGGCGATGCGGCTGACCGAAGCGCAGTCGCAGGGCGCGCTCGACCTCTTTACCAGCGTGCGGGCGGATGCGTCGGACATGGCGAGCGCGATGGACTGGGCCTCGCGCCATTGCGGCCAGATCCTCGACCCGCACACCGCCATTGGCCTCCACGGCGCGCAGCAGGTCGATCTGCCCGCCGATGTTCCGAAGGTGACGCTCGCCACCGCGCACCCTGCCAAATTCCGCGATGCGGTCGAGCGTGCGACGGGCTTCCGCCCAGCGCTGCCAGCCCGCATGGGCCACCTTTTCGAGCGCGAGGAGGCGTTCGAAACGTTGCCCGGCACTTACGAGGCGGTGCGCGCCTACATTCTCGAGCACGCTGCCTGA
- a CDS encoding class I SAM-dependent methyltransferase, with product MAELVSQPILMIGEGWDAYRLLDSGNGRKFESYGPYRFVRPEPQAMWSPRLAEWDPHGEFVPGSDEDGGGRWQFAFDVPRDGWPLEWRDGVRFTAQCTPFRHLGFFPDMGPVWDWMGDRLDGNGEAETLNLFGYTGVGSLALSRFGRVTHVDASKKSVAQARENAALSGMEDRPIRWLVDDAAKFTAREVRRGNRYDGIILDPPKFGRGPKNETWRLEESLPSLVADCRQLLDGDSRFLFLTVYAVRMSSLALGGLLAEIFADLPGRIEHGDLGVREAGEDGRLLPTAIFARWSNPG from the coding sequence ATGGCGGAACTGGTCAGCCAGCCGATCCTGATGATCGGCGAGGGATGGGACGCCTATCGCCTGCTCGACAGCGGCAACGGGCGGAAATTCGAATCCTACGGCCCCTATCGCTTCGTGCGGCCCGAGCCGCAGGCGATGTGGAGCCCGCGTCTCGCCGAATGGGATCCGCACGGCGAATTCGTGCCCGGCAGCGACGAAGATGGTGGCGGCCGCTGGCAGTTCGCCTTCGATGTGCCTCGCGATGGCTGGCCACTCGAATGGCGCGATGGCGTGCGCTTCACCGCGCAATGCACCCCCTTCCGCCATCTCGGCTTTTTTCCCGACATGGGCCCGGTGTGGGACTGGATGGGCGATCGGCTCGACGGCAACGGCGAGGCCGAAACGCTCAACCTGTTCGGCTACACCGGCGTCGGCAGCCTGGCGCTCAGCCGGTTCGGCCGCGTGACCCACGTCGATGCGAGCAAGAAATCGGTCGCCCAGGCGCGCGAGAACGCCGCGCTGTCGGGCATGGAGGACCGGCCGATCCGCTGGCTGGTCGACGACGCCGCCAAATTCACCGCGCGCGAGGTGCGCCGGGGCAATCGCTATGACGGTATCATTCTCGATCCGCCGAAATTCGGCCGCGGCCCCAAGAACGAGACCTGGCGGCTCGAGGAAAGCCTTCCCAGCCTCGTCGCGGATTGCCGGCAACTGCTCGATGGGGACAGCCGCTTCCTTTTCCTCACCGTCTATGCGGTGCGGATGAGCAGTCTCGCGCTCGGCGGACTGCTTGCCGAGATATTCGCCGATCTGCCCGGCCGGATCGAGCATGGGGATCTCGGCGTGCGCGAGGCGGGTGAGGATGGTCGCCTGCTGCCCACCGCGATCTTCGCGCGCTGGTCCAATCCGGGCTAG
- a CDS encoding dihydroneopterin aldolase has protein sequence MADSLILEVADFEHDVLTGIYSEETGKPQPLRFAITVRLKPLHRYDPDTSLDHSKNYMDLKFAASDALPEGVHFKLIEAVADHVCETLFLQDRRIEAVTVKIVKLAIAEAGEKIGITLHRERRE, from the coding sequence ATGGCCGATTCGCTGATCCTGGAAGTCGCCGATTTCGAGCACGACGTGCTCACCGGAATTTATTCCGAGGAGACGGGCAAGCCGCAGCCGCTGCGCTTCGCCATCACCGTCCGGCTGAAACCGCTGCATCGTTACGATCCGGACACCTCGCTCGACCATTCCAAGAACTACATGGACCTGAAATTCGCGGCATCGGACGCTTTGCCCGAAGGTGTGCATTTCAAACTGATCGAGGCGGTGGCCGATCATGTCTGCGAGACGCTGTTCCTTCAGGATAGGCGGATCGAGGCGGTGACGGTCAAGATCGTCAAGCTGGCGATCGCCGAAGCGGGCGAGAAGATCGGTATTACCCTTCACCGCGAGCGGCGCGAGTGA
- a CDS encoding Rossmann fold domain-containing protein, protein MKVLRIEALPEEPLSAAGRFHVEWLAKAEEALASDDLMLALDPADHRHRDWRRTIARDLARKHTPRQVNIVSGEDATVFAAFAAYLEAAPGITGQYFEGDGQGAGDPSQ, encoded by the coding sequence GTGAAGGTCCTGCGGATCGAGGCGCTGCCCGAAGAACCGCTGTCCGCCGCTGGCCGGTTCCATGTGGAGTGGCTGGCGAAGGCGGAGGAGGCTCTCGCTTCCGACGATCTGATGCTGGCGCTCGATCCGGCGGACCATCGCCATCGCGACTGGCGCCGCACAATCGCCCGCGATCTGGCGCGCAAGCACACGCCGCGTCAGGTGAACATCGTTTCGGGAGAGGACGCCACCGTGTTCGCCGCCTTCGCCGCCTATCTCGAAGCCGCCCCAGGCATTACCGGTCAATATTTCGAGGGGGATGGCCAGGGCGCGGGCGATCCGTCACAATAA
- the moaA gene encoding GTP 3',8-cyclase MoaA: MLVDSFQRRITYLRLSVTDRCDLRCTYCMPERMKFLPKSEVLDLEELQRLALAFIARGVTKIRLTGGEPLVRRDMIDLVRALGRRIGDGLEELTLTTNGTQLAQYADALARAGVRRVNVSLDTIDRERFAALSRRDALPQVMEGIAAAKAAGLKVKLNTVALKGANEEELPDLIAWAHGQGHDVTLIEVMPLGEVDGDRIDQYLPLTAVRDRLERQWTLTPSDHRTGGPARYFDIAETSGRLGLISPLTENFCAGCNRLRVTTTGQLYPCLGGGERVDLRAALREDPGDTALDAALDRALAIKPERHAFRIDRRGETPAQPRTMSVTGG, from the coding sequence ATGCTTGTCGACAGCTTCCAGCGCCGCATCACCTATCTGCGGCTGTCGGTCACCGACCGCTGCGATCTGCGCTGCACCTATTGCATGCCCGAGCGCATGAAATTCTTGCCGAAATCCGAGGTTCTCGATCTCGAGGAACTGCAACGCCTCGCGCTCGCCTTCATCGCGCGCGGCGTGACGAAGATTCGCCTGACGGGCGGCGAGCCGCTGGTCCGTCGCGACATGATCGATCTCGTGCGAGCGCTGGGCCGCAGGATCGGTGACGGGCTGGAAGAGCTGACGCTGACCACAAACGGCACGCAACTGGCGCAATATGCCGATGCGCTGGCCCGTGCGGGCGTGAGGCGCGTCAACGTCTCGCTCGACACGATCGATCGCGAGCGTTTCGCAGCCCTGTCCCGGCGCGATGCCCTTCCGCAGGTGATGGAAGGCATCGCCGCGGCCAAGGCGGCGGGCCTCAAGGTGAAGCTGAACACGGTCGCCCTGAAAGGCGCGAACGAAGAAGAGTTGCCCGACCTGATCGCCTGGGCGCACGGGCAAGGGCATGATGTGACTTTGATCGAGGTCATGCCCCTGGGCGAGGTCGATGGCGATCGGATCGACCAATATCTACCGCTGACGGCGGTGCGCGACCGGTTGGAGCGGCAATGGACGCTGACCCCATCCGACCACCGCACCGGCGGCCCGGCGCGCTATTTCGACATTGCCGAGACTAGCGGCAGGCTGGGTCTCATCTCACCTCTGACCGAGAATTTTTGCGCCGGATGCAACCGGCTGCGGGTTACCACGACGGGCCAGCTCTATCCCTGTCTCGGCGGTGGCGAGCGGGTCGATTTGCGCGCTGCGCTCCGTGAAGATCCGGGCGACACCGCGCTCGATGCCGCGCTCGACCGGGCTCTTGCCATCAAGCCCGAACGTCACGCCTTCCGCATCGACCGGCGCGGAGAGACACCCGCCCAGCCGCGCACCATGTCGGTCACGGGCGGCTGA
- a CDS encoding MoaD/ThiS family protein, with amino-acid sequence MAIRILFLGPLGDLAARGEREVAGPLDWDGLLESVGPQVAAQLRDDRVHVACAGKVLADKTALLAQDGEEVALLPPVSGG; translated from the coding sequence ATGGCGATCCGCATCCTTTTTCTCGGTCCGCTCGGCGACCTGGCCGCCAGAGGCGAGCGCGAGGTCGCGGGTCCGCTGGACTGGGACGGTCTGCTGGAAAGCGTCGGCCCACAGGTTGCCGCGCAATTGCGGGATGATCGCGTGCATGTCGCCTGTGCGGGCAAGGTGCTTGCCGACAAGACTGCGTTGCTCGCACAGGACGGTGAGGAAGTCGCGCTGCTCCCGCCGGTGTCGGGTGGCTAG
- a CDS encoding molybdenum cofactor biosynthesis protein MoaE, producing the protein MARLSVRSPADVRLLNRGLSVGEGLAAFNAAHGKAGAVASFLGKVRPDGDVKALELTHYEPLTLPGMEALAQQAVERFRLDGVLAWHRVGVMQPGDAIVLVAAAARHRRDAFDAAMFVMDHLKSAAWFWKRERRGSGPDGEWRWVEPRGADHADLARWN; encoded by the coding sequence GTGGCTAGGCTCTCCGTCCGCAGCCCCGCCGATGTCCGCCTTCTCAATCGCGGCCTCTCGGTCGGCGAAGGGCTTGCCGCCTTCAACGCGGCGCACGGTAAGGCCGGCGCCGTTGCCTCGTTTCTCGGCAAGGTCCGGCCCGATGGCGACGTGAAGGCGCTCGAGCTTACCCATTACGAACCGCTGACCCTGCCCGGCATGGAGGCGCTGGCACAACAGGCGGTCGAGCGCTTTCGCCTCGACGGCGTGCTCGCTTGGCACCGGGTGGGCGTGATGCAGCCGGGCGATGCGATCGTCCTCGTCGCCGCAGCGGCCCGCCACCGGCGCGACGCCTTCGATGCGGCGATGTTCGTGATGGACCACCTCAAATCCGCCGCATGGTTCTGGAAGCGCGAGCGACGCGGGTCGGGGCCGGACGGCGAATGGCGCTGGGTCGAACCGCGCGGCGCGGATCACGCCGATCTGGCGCGGTGGAATTAA
- a CDS encoding Crp/Fnr family transcriptional regulator, which translates to MSLGCAACPVRDRAACSVLAEDERDALARLGRLRTVRRGETLFSAGSDPAACATLTSGALKIASYGADGAEHILALVHPAGFVGELFQPFVHHDVVALVDSTLCVFAGPDMAAAIEHYPALARALLRRTQEDLHASRSIQALAGRNSGRARVAGMVLAFAQAASDSPCHPAPRFDLPLSRGEMANMVGLTIETVSRQLTALERAGAIARDGKRGIELLDPALLAAACD; encoded by the coding sequence GTGAGCCTCGGCTGTGCCGCCTGCCCGGTGAGGGATCGCGCGGCCTGCTCCGTGCTTGCCGAGGACGAGCGCGATGCGCTGGCCCGGCTAGGCCGCCTGCGAACCGTGCGGAGGGGCGAAACCCTGTTTTCCGCGGGCAGTGACCCCGCGGCCTGCGCGACGCTCACCTCGGGTGCGCTCAAGATCGCGAGCTACGGTGCCGATGGGGCCGAGCATATTCTCGCTCTGGTCCACCCAGCCGGATTCGTGGGCGAATTGTTCCAGCCCTTCGTCCATCACGACGTTGTGGCTCTGGTCGACAGCACGCTGTGCGTTTTCGCCGGACCCGACATGGCGGCGGCGATCGAGCACTACCCCGCCCTCGCCCGCGCCCTGTTGCGCAGGACGCAGGAGGACCTTCACGCCAGCCGTTCGATCCAGGCGCTCGCCGGGCGCAATTCCGGCCGGGCGAGGGTCGCGGGCATGGTGCTCGCCTTCGCCCAGGCCGCGAGCGATTCGCCGTGCCACCCCGCCCCCAGGTTCGATTTGCCGTTGTCGCGGGGCGAGATGGCGAACATGGTCGGCCTGACGATCGAGACGGTCAGCCGCCAGCTCACCGCGCTGGAGCGCGCCGGCGCCATCGCGCGCGACGGCAAACGCGGGATCGAGCTGCTCGACCCCGCGCTGCTGGCTGCGGCTTGCGATTGA
- the rplU gene encoding 50S ribosomal protein L21, producing MFAVVRTGGKQYRVAAGDKIAVEKLAGEAGDTVTLGDVLLAGEGDNLADVGKVQVSAEIIAQAKSEKVTVFKKRRRHNYRRKAGHRQQMTLLRIVQVGDSKAEKSAPAKAAAKSDDAPVATEAAAPKAKKAAPKKDAAPAKSGAEATETKTSAAKKAPAKKAAAKADDSK from the coding sequence ATGTTCGCAGTCGTGCGCACGGGCGGCAAGCAGTACCGGGTTGCCGCCGGAGACAAGATCGCAGTCGAGAAGCTGGCCGGCGAGGCCGGTGACACCGTCACGCTGGGCGATGTCCTGCTCGCGGGCGAAGGCGACAATCTGGCCGACGTCGGCAAGGTCCAGGTTTCTGCCGAGATCATCGCCCAGGCGAAGAGCGAGAAGGTCACCGTCTTCAAGAAGCGCCGCCGCCACAACTACCGCCGCAAGGCCGGTCACCGCCAGCAGATGACTCTGTTGCGGATCGTCCAGGTCGGCGACTCGAAGGCCGAGAAGAGTGCGCCCGCCAAGGCTGCCGCCAAGTCGGACGATGCGCCCGTGGCGACCGAAGCCGCTGCGCCCAAGGCCAAGAAGGCCGCGCCGAAGAAGGATGCGGCTCCCGCGAAGTCGGGCGCCGAAGCCACCGAGACCAAGACGTCCGCCGCCAAGAAGGCGCCGGCCAAGAAAGCCGCCGCCAAGGCGGACGACAGCAAGTAA